The proteins below come from a single Falco peregrinus isolate bFalPer1 chromosome Z, bFalPer1.pri, whole genome shotgun sequence genomic window:
- the LRRC70 gene encoding leucine-rich repeat-containing protein 70: MSEKAKDRDMSGLQSSPPCPGAFLYILNCFLVLLLQKVALGCPAACQLCTGRQVSCRNLGLSSIPRNFPKTTILVYLSGNNISYVTPNELRGLQKLAVLYMDNCSISYVHPKAFVELPKLYYLHLNNNNIKRLDPGIFEGLSSLHCLYLQNNQIAFVPRGLFSDLLSVRYLTLQRNRLSVLGSGTFLGMISLQTLNLANNKISRISDSAFHHLENLAYLFLEGNNLTLVPSKAIGRLRNLERLSLSHNPIGSINPFAFKGLTKLRYLSLKNMKLNHIAVNGFFGLSNLSQLILSYNDLENINSSTFALLNNLMYLQLDRNKITSIGGGTFEKMGQSLKILSLAFNNITELHPEVVKPLASLTHLQVNYNPWNCSCEMLGLLNWLASSPISVKIHCWNPPSMRGRPLHYIKWTQFANCSDPTASPDTAWSLGSAGVRHSATTLLMAWHKGNRHNTFEPFEQFVNAETEYVAFWEGITATAANPLPYEENAAEILSRATTVLSTLAVQMPAQIVPVNRTVEEKGLLPTDAAPVSLKTSLFCTQQVEKLNQAFDILLAFFILACAVILFLTCKIIQFRQKLKVLENSGEKRIEYYGFYQPGRYNVTDPVQSLTRNSMGHSELDQIRLLKRTASESQAQVILFEHSSL, encoded by the coding sequence ATGAGTGAGAAGGCCAAAGACAGGGATATGAGTGGTCTGCAAAGTTCTCCACCCTGCCCAGGAGCATTCCTGTATATCCTTAATTGTTTTCTTGTGTTGCTGCTCCAGAAGGTGGCTCTTGGCTGTCCAGCTGCTTGCCAGCTCTGCACAGGGAGACAAGTTAGCTGTCGTAATTTAGGGCTTTCGAGCATCCCACGGAACTTTCCAAAAACAACAATTCTTGTGTACCTCAGTGGGAATAATATATCGTATGTCACTCCGAATGAACTAAGAGGCCTTCAGAAGCTTGCTGTGCTCTACATGGATAACTGCAGTATTTCATATGTACACCCAAAAGCTTTTGTGGAACTCCCGAAACTGTACTACTTGCACctaaataacaataatattaaACGCCTGGATCCAGGAATCTTTGAAGGTCTTTCCAGTCTTCATTGTTTATATCTTCAGAATAATCAAATAGCTTTTGTTCCCAGAGGATTATTTAGTGATCTCCTTTCTGTTAGATATTTAACACTTCAAAGAAATCGTCTCAGTGTCCTTGGAAGTGGGACTTTCTTAGGAATGATAAGTCTCCAAACACTTAACCTAGCCAATAATAAGATTTCACGGATATCAGATTCAGCATTTCATCATCTTGAAAACCTCGCATATTTGTTTCTTGAAGGTAATAATTTAACACTTGTGCCATCAAAAGCTATTGGAAGGCTCAGAAATCTGGAAAGACTTTCTTTGTCTCACAATCCCATTGGATCGATAAATCCTTTTGCATTTAAAGGACTTACCAAGCTCAGAtatctctctttaaaaaacatgaagCTAAACCATATTGCTGTAAATGGATTTTTTGGATTAAGCAACCTTAGTCAATTAATCTTAAGTTATAATGATCTAGAAAATATAAATTCCAGCACTTTTGCTTTATTGAATAATTTAATGTATCTGCAGctagacagaaataaaataaccagCATTGGTGGTGGTACCTTTGAAAAAATGGGACAGTCACTTAAAATACTCAGCTTAGCATTCAATAATATTACTGAGTTACACCCTGAAGTGGTCAAGCCCTTAGCATCTTTAACTCATCTACAGGTAAATTATAATCCTTGGAACTGCAGCTGCGAAATGCTTGGGTTACTTAATTGGTTAGCATCATCTcctatttctgtaaaaattcaTTGTTGGAATCCCCCGAGTATGCGTGGTAGACCTTTGCATTACATTAAGTGGACTCAGTTTGCAAACTGCAGTGACCCTACTGCCAGCCCAGATACAGCCTGGAGTCTGGGGTCGGCAGGTGTCCGTCACAGTGCTACCACATTGCTGATGGCGTGGCATAAGGGAAACAGGCACAACACATTTGAACCGTTTGAGCAGTTTGTCAATGCAGAAACTGAATACGTTGCTTTCTGGGAGGGCATTACAGCTACAGCTGCTAACCCATTGCCCTATgaggaaaatgctgctgaaattcTATCACGGGCAACTACAGTATTATCAACATTAGCAGTGCAAATGCCAGCACAGATTGTACCTGTTAACAGAACCGTAGAAGAAAAAGGGTTACTTCCAACAGATGCTGCTCCTGTATCGTTAAAAACATCCCTGTTTTGTACACAGCAGGTTGAAAAGCTGAATCAGGCTTTTGACATTTTACTAGCCTTTTTCATTCTGGCTTGTGCTGTGATCCTATTCTTAACCTGTAAAATTATTCAGTTTAGGCAGAAACTAAAGGTGCTGGAAAACTCAGGGGAAAAGAGAATAGAATATTATGGTTTTTATCAGCCTGGGAGGTACAACGTAACAGACCCAGTGCAGTCTCTAACTCGGAATTCAATGGGGCATTCAGAACTAGACCAAATTAGGCTGCTCAAGCGAACAGCATCTGAAAGTCAGGCACAGGTCATATTATTTGAACACTCATCATTGTAA